A window of Chanos chanos chromosome 15, fChaCha1.1, whole genome shotgun sequence genomic DNA:
GACCTGGGAGTCATATCACGCGTATTCTCCAAAATGCTAATTAATTTGCAGATTGTGGACTGTGGTTCAGACATATTTCTACATAATCAGACTGAGTAGTTTTCTTTTATGTATCATCATTAGTGCTTAATTTCAGCTTGGAAACATAAGGGACGGTATTTGTAAGATTAGGGATGTTTAAAAGTCCCTCTGCCCTGTTTTTGATTTAGCACAGCGGCATGAAATGAATACTTTACAGTTTCGGAATCTACTCGGGATTAGGGATTTCAGTAAAAAGGGGTGAAAAGAGGCTGCTCTGACATGTCTGTCCTTAAGGATTGCAAAAGAATAGTATTCCTTTTAAAACCTTTCATGAACAATGCAGTTATCGGAGGCAACGCGCTAGATCAGAACAGAAAACTGTTGTGTAACTTTTTAAGATTCCATCTCTGAATATAACCGTTATTatgttattgtcttttttttatgaataatatatCAGTCCTGTTAAAAACCCAAGGCAGTTCACTTTCTTTCATCACTCTCTTAATTGGGAGTGAACAcactctgctcacacacacacacacacacacacacagtgctgtcttgtaccattttttttaacattgacCTATTCAAAAAGGCTCTCCCATAAATTTGGACAAAACCATTCATAACCATTATTCTTATGCAGCCCGTCTCCATGGGAACCAAGCGCTGGACAAGCAGAAGTAGAGGTCGCATTAAGGTTATGGATGTCATTGAAAGTGAAGATGTACTGTGTGCTGGAGGTGGGGAAGCACACATTTATTAGAGTTTTGCATCGGAAATGGCTTTATTTTGAATTGCTATGGACTAGTAcctatagagagacagagagagagagagagagaaagagagagagagagatcctcatTCCAATTCCCTCTCTCTAGGATACCCTTTCCTATGTCTCCACTGCCTGATTCATTTAAAGGTCAAATGAGCCTTCTGCCTCATTATGACCAGAATATTAACACTGACCTTTTTTATTGCCATATACTACTGGCGATACCTGTTCTCCTTATTGGATTTCAATATCGATAGCAATAACAATAATTTGTCGCCCACGTAGCGTTACATAAAACAGTGATCCGACCCCCTCAGTCATCACGCTCTCCGGATGATGCAATATGTAATGGTCTTGGAAACCAGTTCTGTCGAGTAGATGTTCGACTCGGAATGTGCGagtgtaaaatatttatgtaaCTCCAGTGATGCTGGGGTGCAAAAACCCGGGAGACTTAGACctagcttttttttattatatatatatatatatatattattattattattattattattattattattattattgtatttaatTCTAGCTCTTTGGAATCTCACAGCAGTGAAGATTGGCATGTGCCACCCACTAtacagagagggaagaaaaagagtgTCAGAGGCAATGTATTAATAGAGAATTATGAGGGAGCAAGAGTGGGTATTTGACCaggatacatacacacattacttTATGTTACATACATAACACAGACTAAATGATGAGAAACTGTAGGAGATTTTCAGTAACTACAGTGTCTGATGAGTGCTTCATTATATATGTTCTTGTAACATAACCAGCACAACATTGTTAGAGCTGGTAATATCATAGAGCAACGGGAAGAAATGAAGGATGCTATTAAAGAACTCTCTGCGGACACGAACTGAggcttttttaaatttatctgtttattttaagaTGTTAAGAACAGACATTAACCCTGACTTAGGCAGCTGCTAAAGTAAAGACTCAACTCCTCTTCCACATCGGATGACCTaaagtaaaatgtttgtgtCCTGTACTCTGCCTAAGGCAAAGCTTAGAATTTCTCATCCTTGTTCCATAAAACGGTGGAGATTCACCATTGTGTCTGTCCTCATGAGTAATAAATGTTCCCAGTTTTGACAGAGTAGACTTATGATAAATAATAGTTAAATATACTATAGGGTGAGACTATTATCTTCCCATGAAAATGTGCCATGCTGTGAATGCCTCTGGAAAAGAACATCACACATTACTATTTGTACCCAAATGGCGATGCCAGAGATTTCTCCGTCTTATCTGCACCGTTCTAATGTCACTGAATGAGGCAGattagacagacagatctgACAGATCTATACTGATAAAAATGTACgatttgaaaaaaatgacaatttcTGCAGCCGCTAATGAGAAATACAGATAATATGGTTAAGATGAAAGGAGGTTTCCACAAGGAGATTCAATAAAGCTCTGAGAAAGGcaaaactgtgtgaaaatgtcaacGCAAACAGACGATAATTGACGATAATTGATATACGCGCACATTTCCCAGCATCACTTGCAAAACATATGCTAAACATCATTCTATTTGCAAGTCTGcaaagcttttttcccccctattaTTTTCTTGATCAGTGAACACCAATAAGCATATTGTTTGCTCAGTCCGCGTTAACGTACGTGACGGACTACGGCacaaattcatttacattttgaatgaggAGAGGCTGTGGTGAACATGATGAATCTGGGGGATGTGGAGAGGGCCAAGTGAAGCTGTGGTAATTGAATTACCTGCCTCTTGTCCGTATTGCTCCTGGCATCCTGTGACACAGGGATTAGTCATAAGAGGCGCTCTGGTGCACTCTCAGTGAGGGAGCACCACTTCCTCTgataagacagaaagagaaggctAAGATATTGTGCTAAGGGGTATATATGTTTACCTCACCTATCTCTGCTTTCATCTGGTTGGCTGTGAGGAAATACTGCAATAAAGtgtcattttactttttttttttttttttttttatccactgGAACTGCTACCAGCCTCACTAACCGCACTCTGATTTGCCTTATCTGACTGCATGCTAACTTCATTATCATCCAGATTGGCAGATCTGGCTAATTTATTGTAATGTGCATTGCTTTCGTCAGTGCTGGACTGTAAGTGCGTGTTCAATTAAATGTGCATTTCAAATGTCTTTAACAGGTTCTGTACAACAAAACAGCTCTAAACAAGCCCAATAGCTAACATGTTAAGCAAAGACCACTTTTTAATtcacaaattgaaaaaaaaaaccaaaacaccagTGTGGTACTTCAGAAGTCGGAAGTCCCTCATAATTTTCCTCCTGAGTACTCTTCCCCAGTGTTTATACTGATATCTCAGCAGTTACTGTGAGTTGAAAGCGCGTGAATCTAGACTGATGTTGGAGTGATGATGTTAGTTTCACGAAATCTCTTGCCATGCTGTTGCTGACAGAAGCAGTTAGATATCCAGGCCTGTGACCCCAGGCatggaaatatgaaaatgttggGTACAAGGAGAGGGCTATCCTCTGTCCCCGTGTGTTTGTTGAAATCAGACTGTACTGAGTTCTGGCATCATTCCCCGATAGCTACAATATTTAATCTTCCAAAATGGTGACTAAAATATGTCCTCTTTGAACTCCTGACTGAGCCAGCCAAGTGGAACAGCCCTGCTTTAATTGCAAAAGAGCGAACATTACTTTGCTTCATGGCAGTTTGTCCAGTTGGACAGAATGTGGTCTGACAGCCCTCTAATCTGGTGGCATGCAGACCTTCAtcatgtggggaaaaaaatagtcATGGTTCAAATGGACTGATGTTAGCTGAAGACCTAATAGGACCTCACGTACTGACTCATCATTCGCATCAACCCAGCACGTGTAGAAAGTGACAAAGCCAAGGGTGCAAAAGGGGACAGACTGCACACaatccagcaaaaaaaaccccataccAGCATGAAAAGATAACTGTTCATCAAATACGTCTTTTTTTCCTAtctgaaacaaaagaaaccatgaTGTTTTGGTCTCAGGAGAGaccagttcatttaaaatgaatgagaggaaTCAAAATGAATTAGCAACAAACGAGAAACCCTTCAAGGGCCTTCAGAGTGGGTCTTTTATATCACAGTTCTTAGCTACATTATCCTCATGGATATGGACACAAGTTGTAGCAAGAACAATTTTatatgttcttgtgtgtgtgtgtgtgtgtgtgtgtgtgtgtgtgtatagtacatacatacaaacaactcAAGTGATTTCATGAATTTCCTCATAGAACTCTACTGTTTTGTTATATATGAAATAGATGgtgcatttaaatatttaagtaCATTTAGGTAAACAGTAAGtacaatgcaaaaaaataaagcGAAGCGATAcaatattttggttttcatccacttctttccctttttcatcCAATCTAGGCGCTCTGATCCTTCTAGAAGCCCCAATGGAGCAGGATGTGGAGAGCCCCATCACTATCAGACAGCCGAAGCTGCCTAAGCAAGCTCGTGAGGACATTCCCAAACAGCTGGTGGACAAAGAGACATCtaagagaaagatacagaggtACGTTCGCAAGGACGGAAAGTGCAACGTGCACCACGGGAATGTACGCGAGACCTACCGTTACCTAACAGACATTTTCACTACGCTGGTCGACCTGAAATGGAGGTTTAACCTCTTCATCTTTGTCTTGGTTTATACTGTAACGTGGCTCTTCTTTGGATTCATGTGGTGGCTAATAGCCTACATAAGAGGCGACCTGGACCATATAGGGGACGACAAATGGACTCCGTGCGTCAACAACCTCAACGGATTTGTCTCCGCTTTCTTGTTCTCGATAGAGACAGAAACAACCATTGGGTACGGCTACAGGGTCATCACAGACAAATGTCCAGAGGGTATTGTCCTGCTCTTAGTGCAGTCCGTTTTGGGATCCATTGTCAATGCCTTCATGGTAGGATGTATGTTTGTGAAGATCTCACAGCCCAAGAAGAGGGCAGAGACGCTGGTGTTCTCCACCAACGCTGTCATATCTATGAGAGACGGCCGGCTGTGCCTGATGTTCCGTGTCGGGGACCTCCGTAACTCGCACATTGTGGAGGCGTCCATCCGAGCCAAGCTGATCAAGTCCAAGCAGACCAAGGAAGGGGAATTCATCCCTTTAAAtcaaacagacattaatgtggGTTACGACACTGGAGATGACAGGCTCTTCCTGGTGTCGCCACTCATCATCTGCCATGAGATCAACCAGCACAGCCCATTCTGGGAGATCTCCAAAGCCAGCCTGGCCAAGGAGGAGCTGGAGATCGTGGTCATTCTGGAAGGCATGGTAGAAGCCACAGGTAAGCACCCAAGAAACACTGgaacattttctgtctttttttttttttttttttgaagctgtaTGACTTTACAATAATAAAGAAACTTAGTACAAATCGTTGTTCAACCCAAGACTTAAAAAGGCAAAGAAATACCATAGACTGGAAGGCAGGTGCACCATCAATAAGTGTGTTCCAGGCATCGGATCAAATTTCATTACCCGTTTGAAGAGATGTATGTGAGCCTGGTTTTATAACCGCATGTGCTATTGTAACCGTTCCCTACAGAAATAATAGCCTGATTATGGCAACAGTAAAAACCCAGTGTATTTAGTGGGGGTACAAAAGGGAGAAACTGAGATCAGCCAGGAAGCTTCTCAGGTTGCATGCTGAGTCGATGCAGCGACCATTTACATTCATGAAAGGGATACTAACACacatgtatactgtatgtacaCGTCGATCATGTAAGATGACCTCCATGTACTTAGGGGTGCTCTTTTCGAGTCTTCCACGTCTACTTTACCCTATAGTTAAATCTCAAAGTGCTTTAATGGTCTCTGAAGACCCTCCagttttgtggatttttttttttttttttttgcccttctGCATGTCAGTGGGTACAGTAATTGAAATCGAATGCGTTGCCCACTTCACATTTCCAGGGTAATCGCTTTCATGCTCCAGATGACTTTTTTATGAGGATCCCATTAGACAGTTACACTGTGAAGATGTGTGGAATATAGATGATCTGGCCTCCTGTACAGGTCTGGTCTGTGCAGGAGTATCATGATAGTTTCCCAGAGGAATTAGAAGAGCGTGGACTGGACTTGGAGCTAAGGAATAACCAAAGACCAGTGAGATGTGAAAAGGGGGGTTACCAAAAGCATCCATCTGAATATACTTCAGAGGCAAGGCTGAATAATTGGCTGCGCGAAAAGAACaatagagaaataaataaataactgatttCTGACAGTGGAAGAACGCAACAGTAGGGTGAAAAGCAGGTCTCTGCGCCTGGTGTGGGCAGCGAATTTTTTGTGTGGAGTTAGTGAAGcaactgtaatgtgtgtgagtcactTTATACCAAGCACAGATAACGCTGTGGAACACCCTGcggagaaaacacacacccatgtttTACCCTGCCAGTGGTGAGGCATGAAACGGTTGAACGGGTCAAAACACCCAGCTCTTTTTGTTTGATCCGCACAATGTGTAAAatccttttacttttttttttttttctttttcatttttcatcatcataaaaCAATCTGTCGTTATTTAAAGTGTAAGAACGGAAATTAATTAAACTGTAAGGATGTAtgatctgtttattttattttttttatctaatttaTTCCTGGGGTGTGCCGTGCAGGCATTGCGATGAAAAGCAAGAAAATCTGTccgtttcattttattttccccaCATATTTCCAGTTAAGTCTCGACTCTTTTTTGCCATCTAGGTGCAGCGAGAGTGTATCTGTTTTTCAGTAGGGGGATAAGAACAACGCGATTCACATAATGGTGTagcagctattttttttttttttttggacagctcTGTGTAAGGGTACTCAACTTTTATGTTATTCTTCATGTAATATTTTAGACATGATCCAGATCATAGACCAACAAATCAATTGCTTTCCAGGCTTTTTAAATTCTCcccttttcttcccctttttgtgtgttataTCAGCTGACTCTTTGAATGAGTCAAATGAGCCAGAATGAGAGAAGCCTGCCGTTTTGAAACCAGAAGCCTGCACATCTATAGTTCCAAtccttttcatttgtaaattttCAGTTGGATTCAGCAAGGCCTGGCTTGAAGACTATGGGTTCTTTGAtgataaaatgacagtaaaacagtaaTGCAATTGTATGTGGCGTTAAATGTACTTCAGTGTTTATATGAatgatttttattaattaaacttctatgaaaaaaataaataaatccagaGACCTCGATCATGCAACACAATGAACCCTTAAGGAGAGAAGGCAATAGAACTTGACGgggttcatttgtttgtcttagtttttgatgactgagagagaatgtgcttCACATGGTATGATTCAGATTGTAGGAAACATTCCCTATTTGTTGCACCAAAATCTTTTGGCTTTTCGTCATTGtgtgaaactctgtgtgtgtgggggttttttttaagtgatcgGTTTTACGCAGTCCCAATGAAAACGGGCTCTCGCAAAACTTGCTGTTATGAGCTTATTTTCGGTTCTAGGGATTATATAATGATGTCTGTAGATATATTGTTAGGAGAAAGCCTTCTGTGAGTTCGGAAGCTGAAAAAGGTACTTATACTTACAGACAGGGTAAATCAGAGCCCTTATGCAAGAAGGGAAACTGTGACGTGATGAGTGACTGGGCAATCTTGTGAGAAAGGATGAGTCACCTTTCAGACAGTATCTTTACAATGCCAAGCAGAACTAATAAGGGCCGGAGGGGATTTGAACTCTCATAGGTTGATAATGATTGGCTACACATCTCaattttactgtttctttttctttctttttttttaagcattacaGTTTTAATAGTTCATTCACAAGCTTGAGACTATTACTGTGGGTGCCTCTCTCTTGGAATAGCGGTCCAGACCTAATAAACGATTTGGCTGGCTGCTAATGATATTTGAAGAATTTGACTCAAGGCAAGAGGAGACAGGTATCCTCTTGGAACATGGCAGGGATTCGGAGGGTTTTTACCTCagctgtacacaaacacacctgctcTGCCAAGTCCTGAGAGACCTCCGCATATCAGATACAGAGGAGGAAGATCACAAATTGTTTACCCCAGACCTGAGATGTTTGTCCAGGAAAAACCAAATTGGAGTTAAGAATTGAGAAAATGGCTGGGATGATGAATTCCTGTGTTCCTTATTGCTGTTGACTTTGTCTGAGTGCTATATTTCCATCCTCTAGCAAAaacctcactctctgtctctcccacgtAAAATATCAACAAGAGATGGGCACTTGGTTTCAGAGCGCTAAATATAGTTCTTGAAAGGAAAATGATAATTCTCACTCTACAATCTTCGCTGCTTGCTTGGTAAACATGCAAGTGTGTTTGGTCAACATATTGGTCAACAGGTCCAGCAAGAGTGTGAAACAGAGGTCGTCGTCACTGGTCTGGAAATTATTTAGATGAGCGTTATGATTCGAGCGAACAGGTTCAACCTTTTCACCTGAAATCAATCATGACAAAAGGACAGAACATGTCCTTTGCCACCTGTTCTCAGGAGTGAGATTCTCTGAGGAGTGGAAATACAGATATAAACAAGAAGATTTTCTTGTGTCGTCGGTGCAATTAGGAAAAAATACCTTTCTTAAAGCGACTATAATGTTATTTGCTGTAGTTTGTGGGGTTGCCATAGCAACTGTACTGACAGCATAAGTGTAAGCCACGCTTCATCTTTGTTAGAGCCAAAGTGAGCAGGCAGGAAAGCCCACTGACATTATATAACAACTGTTATCTAAACAGCGGGACACATCAGCCAATGagtataatattattattagcaATTCCCTACCATCTACTCTGGAAGTAGGTGGaggcttttttccttttttattctcAAACCGGGGTCTCTGTTTCATCCCTGCATaagtttatctttaaaaaagaaaagaaaaaaacggtGGAAAATCCTGCTTTTCCTGGCAGAtagttctgtgtgtatttttttttttcctgttaaagATTAAGCAGCTGTGGGACATTTTCCAACACAGTATACGCACTGCAGTGCAGAAGGTGCATGGATTACAACAGCAGAGATTCAGCCAGCCCCTGGGCTGCATGCAGGAAGAAAACTCAGCCGCTAACGTATACATTTGTGCGTAAAGAGGCCTTGTTTTAGGTGTTCAGCGATAATAATGTATTTCCGTGTGATCGTGATGGTTTTCAGGACAGCTTCACGAGATTCTAATTTTTCACCAATGTGCtctaacctaaaaaaaaaaaaaaaaagaaagagagaaagaaagggggtgggggggggggtggggggacctTTCAGTGGGAATTTGAACCATTCCCTTGCCTGTGATAACTGTATTTCAGACTGCCAACATGAGTGCCTTTACTCCTGTACACAGCAGGATAATGTGAAGCTGAGATTTTAACAGGCTAAAGAGTGATTTTATGCATGTCCATTGTTTCCTGCTAAGCATAGCAGTTgttaaaatttttaaaattctgctATTACAGCTGATGGAATGCAGTAAAATGCATCAAATCCCTATCACTGGCttgttttttaaagtgagaAGACAGCCGTGAAAAATGCCTTTAAATAATTGGTAAACCTGTCCATAAAGACCAAGGCATTGCACTGCACATATTTGGAAGGGAACAATGTGTGTGTTGACGTAAgtcatgaaaatgtttctttttcattccttttttttttttcacattctgcATTTTATTAACATAGACATCAGAACACTGATGGCCAGTTTTGTGCAGTAAAATGCACTGTCCTTATAGTCTCTTCAGTAACTGCAACTTTGTTGCATTTTATGGctcactgattggctgacaaTCCTCATATTGTAGCAACCAAGTTAAATCCTGATGACAGATCTTTTCCACATAAAAACAGCCCAGTGCAGTGATCACTGG
This region includes:
- the kcnj6 gene encoding G protein-activated inward rectifier potassium channel 2, producing MEQDVESPITIRQPKLPKQAREDIPKQLVDKETSKRKIQRYVRKDGKCNVHHGNVRETYRYLTDIFTTLVDLKWRFNLFIFVLVYTVTWLFFGFMWWLIAYIRGDLDHIGDDKWTPCVNNLNGFVSAFLFSIETETTIGYGYRVITDKCPEGIVLLLVQSVLGSIVNAFMVGCMFVKISQPKKRAETLVFSTNAVISMRDGRLCLMFRVGDLRNSHIVEASIRAKLIKSKQTKEGEFIPLNQTDINVGYDTGDDRLFLVSPLIICHEINQHSPFWEISKASLAKEELEIVVILEGMVEATGMTCQARSSYVTSEIKWGYRFTPVLTLEDGFYEVDYNSFHEIYETNTPSCSAKELAEMTSRSRLPLTWSVASKLSQQGILDAEDEAQEKNKDQAERNGDIANMENESKV